The following are encoded in a window of Candidatus Moraniibacteriota bacterium genomic DNA:
- the thpR gene encoding RNA 2',3'-cyclic phosphodiesterase has translation MVRKLFIGIQIDGRANAVIERNLKEFSSFQVFWTEAQQRYITLLFLGNVDDEYLPHISEGILRAVEGMEVFDIFLEKISSGPDKNNPKSIRAWGEESDELSKLHDRLAKELNSFAKIEKKRFCSHVTLGRFRRIKNRSDLGEEDYFFEKKIHIPVSVSTVTLFESAEENGKREYFPVDVFDL, from the coding sequence ATGGTACGAAAACTTTTTATAGGGATACAAATAGATGGAAGAGCAAATGCTGTAATAGAGAGAAATCTTAAAGAATTTTCTTCTTTTCAAGTTTTTTGGACAGAGGCCCAACAAAGATATATTACATTGCTTTTTTTGGGAAATGTAGATGATGAATATCTTCCTCATATAAGTGAGGGAATCCTTCGCGCTGTTGAGGGAATGGAGGTGTTTGATATTTTTTTAGAAAAAATTTCATCTGGTCCGGACAAGAACAATCCTAAATCAATTCGCGCTTGGGGTGAAGAATCTGATGAATTAAGTAAATTACATGATAGATTAGCAAAAGAATTAAATTCATTTGCGAAAATAGAAAAAAAACGTTTTTGTTCACACGTAACACTGGGACGATTTCGTCGCATAAAAAATAGGAGTGATTTAGGTGAAGAAGATTATTTTTTTGAAAAAAAAATTCATATTCCCGTTTCTGTTTCTACTGTAACACTTTTTGAAAGTGCGGAAGAAAATGGAAAAAGAGAATATTTCCCAGTAGATGTTTTTGATTTATAA